A genome region from Glycine max cultivar Williams 82 chromosome 5, Glycine_max_v4.0, whole genome shotgun sequence includes the following:
- the LOC100790082 gene encoding uncharacterized protein isoform X1 yields the protein MQGPGGGRDRFFDFGDPFGGFGGFGSFGPPRSLISSFFGGRDPFNDPFFARPFGGMFESSPFGGPTGFPFPPGMNPSGFLEHPAPGLDPSGFLVRQAPEPSRQRRGPIIQELNSDEENEEATEERKGNPRKHGRSDSEPSVEHPDDEIEGKRSRLAGNESRINITGPRPQSHSFCFQSSTVSYGGPNGMYYTSSRARRSGSDGVTFEERKEADSSTRKASHLISRGIRGKGHSLSRNLNSDGRVDTMQTLHNINEDELAGFEEEWEEKGQKYLPGWTGSVEASGSNRQAVQARRGGWALPSSEHSHAVGTISEARDEVGPRTQERVRTNSTGRNAYRPGVERGRN from the exons ATGCAAGGACCCGGGGGTGGCAGGGATCGTTTCTTTGATTTTGGCGATCCTTTTGGTGGTTTTGGAGGCTTTGGTTCCTTTGGACCTCCCAGGAGTTTAATCTCAAGCTTTTTTGGGGGTAGGGACCCATTTAATGATCCTTTCTTCGCCCGACCTTTTGGAGGGATGTTTGAGTCTAGTCCCTTTGGTGGTCCTACTGGATTTCCTTTCCCCCCTGGTATGAATCCATCTGGGTTCCTTGAGCATCCAGCCCCGGGTTTGGATCCATCTGGCTTCCTTGTGCGTCAAGCTCCAGAGCCTAGTAGACAAAGGAGGGGACCAATCATTCAGGAATTGAACTCTGATGAAGAAAATGAGGAAGCAACGGAGGAGAGGAAAGGCAATCCGAGAAAGCATGGTAGGTCAGACAGTGAACCCTCTGTTGAACATCCAGATGATGAAATTGAAG GGAAGAGGAGTAGACTGGCTGGAAATGAGAGCAGAATCAATATAACTGGGCCTCGGCCTCAATCTCACAGCTTCTGCTTCCAGAGCTCAACTGTCAGCTACGGTGGTCCAAATGGGATGTATTATACATCCTCAAGGGCAAGGAGGAGTGGAAGTGATGGA GTGACCTTTGAAGAGAGGAAGGAGGCTGATAGTTCAACAAGGAAAGCTTCTCACCTAATTTCTAGAGGCATTCGTGGCAAG GGACATTCTCTCTCAAGAAATCTGAATTCAGATGGTAGGGTAGATACTATGCAGACTCTGCACAATATAAATGAAG ATGAGCTTGCTGGCTTTGAAGAAGAATGGGAGGAAAAGGGTCAAAAGTATTTGCCTGGATGGACTGGCAGTGTTG AAGCTAGCGGTAGTAATAGACAAGCAGTGCAGGCCAGGCGCGGAGGTTGGGCACTCCCTTCTTCGGAGCATAGTCATGCCGTGGGAACAATATCTGAAGCTAGAGATGAAGTTGGTCCTCGCACACAGGAGAGGGTTAGGACAAATTCAACTGGTAGGAATGCATACCGTCCAGGAGTAGAGCGTGGCCGAAACTAA
- the LOC100789553 gene encoding peptidyl-tRNA hydrolase ICT1, mitochondrial isoform X3, protein MSTGTTRMLVKEMLQLSSSTLHFSSAFRALSPPLPFSIQLRRSRRPAIRCASSDSDKVSSRLSQVQHLLQQAEHRALSADQGPPPKITLDHVTVSFARSGGPGGQNVNKGSFVRCFVSFYFLSCLGGSLVVFVCADWAVNTKVDMRFNVKNAYWLSDRVREKILQTEKNRINKDGELVISSTKTRTQKDNIEDALAKLQINKPVEECSLGW, encoded by the exons ATGAGTACCGGCACCACTAGAATGCTAGTGAAGGAGATGTTGCAACTCTCTTCTTCCACACTTCACTTCTCTTCTGCGTTTCGCGCCCTTTCTCCTCCTTTGCCATTCTCGATTCAATTGCGACGCTCGCGCCGCCCTGCAATTCGATGCGCTTCCTCAGACTCCGACAAAGTATCGTCTCGGCTGTCGCAGGTTCAGCACCTTCTTCAACAGGCCGAACACCGTGCTCTCTCCGCCGACCAGGGCCCACCTCCTAAAATCACCTTAG ATCATGTTACGGTGAGCTTTGCCAGAAGTGGAGGACCTGGGGGTCAGAATGTCAATAAAGGTTCGTTCGTTCgttgttttgtttcattttactttCTGTCATGCTTAGGAGGCTCTTTAGTTGTCTTTGTTTGTGCTGATTGGGCAGTGAACACTAAGGTGGACATGCGCTTCAACGTTAAAAATGCATATTGGTTAAGTGACAGGGTCAGGGAGAAGATTTTGCAAACG GAGAAAAACCGTATTAACAAGGATGGGGAGCTTGTGATTTCTTCAACCAAAACTAGAACGCAGAA GGATAACATTGAGGATGCTTTGGCAAAGCTTCAG ATAAACAAACCGGTGGAAGAATGCAGCTTAGGATGGTGA
- the LOC100789553 gene encoding peptidyl-tRNA hydrolase ICT1, mitochondrial isoform X1 gives MSTGTTRMLVKEMLQLSSSTLHFSSAFRALSPPLPFSIQLRRSRRPAIRCASSDSDKVSSRLSQVQHLLQQAEHRALSADQGPPPKITLDHVTVSFARSGGPGGQNVNKGSFVRCFVSFYFLSCLGGSLVVFVCADWAVNTKVDMRFNVKNAYWLSDRVREKILQTEKNRINKDGELVISSTKTRTQKDNIEDALAKLQEIIDAASHVPPPPSEDQKKKIAKMAAIGEQKRLKSKKVLSDKKAFRRSKNSWD, from the exons ATGAGTACCGGCACCACTAGAATGCTAGTGAAGGAGATGTTGCAACTCTCTTCTTCCACACTTCACTTCTCTTCTGCGTTTCGCGCCCTTTCTCCTCCTTTGCCATTCTCGATTCAATTGCGACGCTCGCGCCGCCCTGCAATTCGATGCGCTTCCTCAGACTCCGACAAAGTATCGTCTCGGCTGTCGCAGGTTCAGCACCTTCTTCAACAGGCCGAACACCGTGCTCTCTCCGCCGACCAGGGCCCACCTCCTAAAATCACCTTAG ATCATGTTACGGTGAGCTTTGCCAGAAGTGGAGGACCTGGGGGTCAGAATGTCAATAAAGGTTCGTTCGTTCgttgttttgtttcattttactttCTGTCATGCTTAGGAGGCTCTTTAGTTGTCTTTGTTTGTGCTGATTGGGCAGTGAACACTAAGGTGGACATGCGCTTCAACGTTAAAAATGCATATTGGTTAAGTGACAGGGTCAGGGAGAAGATTTTGCAAACG GAGAAAAACCGTATTAACAAGGATGGGGAGCTTGTGATTTCTTCAACCAAAACTAGAACGCAGAA GGATAACATTGAGGATGCTTTGGCAAAGCTTCAG GAAATCATTGATGCAGCATCTCATGTCCCACCACCTCCCTCAGAagatcaaaagaagaaaattgcaAAGAT GGCTGCCATAGGAGAACAGAAACGCCTCAAAAGCAAGAAGGTGCTTTCAGATAAGAAGGCGTTCAGGAGAAGTAAAAATAGCTGGGACTAA
- the LOC100789553 gene encoding peptidyl-tRNA hydrolase ICT1, mitochondrial isoform X4 has protein sequence MSTGTTRMLVKEMLQLSSSTLHFSSAFRALSPPLPFSIQLRRSRRPAIRCASSDSDKVSSRLSQVQHLLQQAEHRALSADQGPPPKITLDHVTVSFARSGGPGGQNVNKVNTKVDMRFNVKNAYWLSDRVREKILQTEKNRINKDGELVISSTKTRTQKDNIEDALAKLQINKPVEECSLGW, from the exons ATGAGTACCGGCACCACTAGAATGCTAGTGAAGGAGATGTTGCAACTCTCTTCTTCCACACTTCACTTCTCTTCTGCGTTTCGCGCCCTTTCTCCTCCTTTGCCATTCTCGATTCAATTGCGACGCTCGCGCCGCCCTGCAATTCGATGCGCTTCCTCAGACTCCGACAAAGTATCGTCTCGGCTGTCGCAGGTTCAGCACCTTCTTCAACAGGCCGAACACCGTGCTCTCTCCGCCGACCAGGGCCCACCTCCTAAAATCACCTTAG ATCATGTTACGGTGAGCTTTGCCAGAAGTGGAGGACCTGGGGGTCAGAATGTCAATAAAG TGAACACTAAGGTGGACATGCGCTTCAACGTTAAAAATGCATATTGGTTAAGTGACAGGGTCAGGGAGAAGATTTTGCAAACG GAGAAAAACCGTATTAACAAGGATGGGGAGCTTGTGATTTCTTCAACCAAAACTAGAACGCAGAA GGATAACATTGAGGATGCTTTGGCAAAGCTTCAG ATAAACAAACCGGTGGAAGAATGCAGCTTAGGATGGTGA
- the LOC100790082 gene encoding uncharacterized protein isoform X2 encodes MQGPGGGRDRFFDFGDPFGGFGGFGSFGPPRSLISSFFGGRDPFNDPFFARPFGGMFESSPFGGPTGFPFPPGMNPSGFLEHPAPGLDPSGFLVRQAPEPSRQRRGPIIQELNSDEENEEATEERKGNPRKHGRSDSEPSVEHPDDEIEGKRSRLAGNESRINITGPRPQSHSFCFQSSTVSYGGPNGMYYTSSRARRSGSDGVTFEERKEADSSTRKASHLISRGIRGKGHSLSRNLNSDGRVDTMQTLHNINEDELAGFEEEWEEKGQKYLPGWTGSVACVLYW; translated from the exons ATGCAAGGACCCGGGGGTGGCAGGGATCGTTTCTTTGATTTTGGCGATCCTTTTGGTGGTTTTGGAGGCTTTGGTTCCTTTGGACCTCCCAGGAGTTTAATCTCAAGCTTTTTTGGGGGTAGGGACCCATTTAATGATCCTTTCTTCGCCCGACCTTTTGGAGGGATGTTTGAGTCTAGTCCCTTTGGTGGTCCTACTGGATTTCCTTTCCCCCCTGGTATGAATCCATCTGGGTTCCTTGAGCATCCAGCCCCGGGTTTGGATCCATCTGGCTTCCTTGTGCGTCAAGCTCCAGAGCCTAGTAGACAAAGGAGGGGACCAATCATTCAGGAATTGAACTCTGATGAAGAAAATGAGGAAGCAACGGAGGAGAGGAAAGGCAATCCGAGAAAGCATGGTAGGTCAGACAGTGAACCCTCTGTTGAACATCCAGATGATGAAATTGAAG GGAAGAGGAGTAGACTGGCTGGAAATGAGAGCAGAATCAATATAACTGGGCCTCGGCCTCAATCTCACAGCTTCTGCTTCCAGAGCTCAACTGTCAGCTACGGTGGTCCAAATGGGATGTATTATACATCCTCAAGGGCAAGGAGGAGTGGAAGTGATGGA GTGACCTTTGAAGAGAGGAAGGAGGCTGATAGTTCAACAAGGAAAGCTTCTCACCTAATTTCTAGAGGCATTCGTGGCAAG GGACATTCTCTCTCAAGAAATCTGAATTCAGATGGTAGGGTAGATACTATGCAGACTCTGCACAATATAAATGAAG ATGAGCTTGCTGGCTTTGAAGAAGAATGGGAGGAAAAGGGTCAAAAGTATTTGCCTGGATGGACTGGCAGTGTTG CTTGCGTCCTTTATTGGTGA
- the LOC100789553 gene encoding peptidyl-tRNA hydrolase ICT1, mitochondrial isoform X2 — translation MSTGTTRMLVKEMLQLSSSTLHFSSAFRALSPPLPFSIQLRRSRRPAIRCASSDSDKVSSRLSQVQHLLQQAEHRALSADQGPPPKITLDHVTVSFARSGGPGGQNVNKVNTKVDMRFNVKNAYWLSDRVREKILQTEKNRINKDGELVISSTKTRTQKDNIEDALAKLQEIIDAASHVPPPPSEDQKKKIAKMAAIGEQKRLKSKKVLSDKKAFRRSKNSWD, via the exons ATGAGTACCGGCACCACTAGAATGCTAGTGAAGGAGATGTTGCAACTCTCTTCTTCCACACTTCACTTCTCTTCTGCGTTTCGCGCCCTTTCTCCTCCTTTGCCATTCTCGATTCAATTGCGACGCTCGCGCCGCCCTGCAATTCGATGCGCTTCCTCAGACTCCGACAAAGTATCGTCTCGGCTGTCGCAGGTTCAGCACCTTCTTCAACAGGCCGAACACCGTGCTCTCTCCGCCGACCAGGGCCCACCTCCTAAAATCACCTTAG ATCATGTTACGGTGAGCTTTGCCAGAAGTGGAGGACCTGGGGGTCAGAATGTCAATAAAG TGAACACTAAGGTGGACATGCGCTTCAACGTTAAAAATGCATATTGGTTAAGTGACAGGGTCAGGGAGAAGATTTTGCAAACG GAGAAAAACCGTATTAACAAGGATGGGGAGCTTGTGATTTCTTCAACCAAAACTAGAACGCAGAA GGATAACATTGAGGATGCTTTGGCAAAGCTTCAG GAAATCATTGATGCAGCATCTCATGTCCCACCACCTCCCTCAGAagatcaaaagaagaaaattgcaAAGAT GGCTGCCATAGGAGAACAGAAACGCCTCAAAAGCAAGAAGGTGCTTTCAGATAAGAAGGCGTTCAGGAGAAGTAAAAATAGCTGGGACTAA